The Kiritimatiellia bacterium DNA segment CTGCCTCTGCCGCAGATACGCCTCCAGCTCCCGCCAACCCTCCGGCCTGCCGATCTCGTAGAATCGGGTCGGCGCAGGCCAGGCGGCAAGCTCACCTGCGCTCACCAGGTCTGTGAGCACCGACGCAAGGTCCAGCGGCATAGAGGCACTCGCATACCGGCTGATCACCTCGCGCCGCATCGCCAGCAGCCCCCAATCAATCCAGTCGGCCTCGCCGGGTGCCGCGGACTTGGAGTAAAAAACCACCCGCCCTCCCTCGACCCGCGCGTTGCTGGCGTCCCACCGGCCCGCGTTGCGGTACACCGCCATCATCGCTGGCGCGCCGCTCTGCTGAAACGCACGCGCCATCGGCCGGTAGTCCGCCGGCAGATACGAATCGCCATACATCACAAAGCACCACTCGCGCAGCAGCGGGAGCGCATTCACGAGCGCCCCGCCGGTGCCCCGCAGCGCGTCCGCCGGCTCGCGCGAATACCGCGCCCGGATCCCCCAGCGCGCCCCGTCACCCACGTGCGCGGCGATCATCTCCGCACCGACGCCGACACACAACACCACATCAGACACGCCGCTGGCGGCAAGCAGCTCCAGCTGGTGCTCAATGAATGGCCGCCCGGCCACCGGCAACAGGGATTTCGGCCGATCGCCAGCGAGGGCGCGGATCCGCGTACCAAGACCTCCGCACAAAATCGCCGCCTGAAGTGGCAGCTCGCGGTCACTCCGGGGACTGGTCGAAGTCATCCGATTCGGCAAACTCGGCCACCACGCGGGCACCGTGCCGGCAGGGGACCCAGCTGACCCGCGGCATGCCGTGCCCCGCCATGAACGCGTCGAGTTCTCGCCCCCGCTCCGGACAGTACAAGAGAAGAAACCCCCCCCCACCCGCGCCGATGATCTTGCCCCCCAGCACGCCGTGCTGCCGCTTCACCACCTCGTACAGTTCATCCACCGCGCCGAGGCTGACCGCTGGGGACAGCCGTCGCTTGCACGCCCAGTGCGCGTCCATCAGCCTTCCAAACCGGTCCAAATCGCGGTCCAGGAACGCCCGGTGGATTTGCCGCCCGATTTCTCGGATCTCGATCAGCGACTCCACCACCCGCGCGTGGTCCGGCCGCTCCGTGCTGCGTGCAGCCTCGTCCTGATTTTTCAACACCGCGGTCGCCGACCGCTGAATCCCCGTGTAGTACATCCGCGCCTTGTGCGCCAGTTCGAGCGCAAGCGTCGAATCCACTGGCACTGCGCCGACCGTGACCGTCCCGTCGCGCGAAATATCGAGCGTGCGAAACCCCCCGAACGCGGCGATGTACTGATCCTGTTTGCCCACCGGCTCCTTCAGAATCTCCATTTCGATGCGGCACGCCTCCTCCGCGACCTCCGCCGGCGGCGCCGGTGTGCGTCGCCACGCGCGCAGCGCGGTGAGCAGGCCGACCAGATAGGCGCCGGACGAGCCCAACCCCGTGCGCGCGGGCAAGTCGGCGAGACTGGCCAGTTCGATGTATTCCCGCACGCCGTACAGGCGCAGCGCTTCGCGTGCCAGCGGATGCCGGATCTCGTCCACCGAGCTCACCACCTCCACCTGCGAGTACCGGATCATCGTCTTCCGCTCCGTCACCGGCAGCCGATGCAGAAAGATGTACATGAACTTGTCAATCGCCATCGTGAACACAAAGCCGCCATGCTCGCGGTAGAACGAGGGTAAATCGGTGCCGCCACCGCCCAGCGTGATGCGGAAAGGGGTCTGTGTGATGATCATGTGAGCTCTCCGTCTCCGGCACGCATTCGATCAGATCTGAAATCCACTGTTCAGTGCGTCGCGGCGGAACATCCGCACGGTATCCAGCGAGTACTCCGTCAGATCCCGCCCGAAATTTTCCGCCTTCGCGAGCAGGTCCGGCGTGCAGGTGATGATCGGGCAGCCAATCTGTTCCGCCTGTAAAATGTTCAGCGCCTCGCGCGGGCTAGCCCACAACAACTCCGCGCGCGGCAGGGGCCGCAGAATCTCGAGCGCCTCGCGCATGATCGGCACCGGGTCACGGCCGGTATCCGCGATCCGCCCCGCAAAGACCGACACAAACGCCGGGCACGCCGGGTCCAATGCCGCCGCGACCGCACGGACCTGATCGAGCGTGAGCATCGCGGTGATGTTCAACGGTATGCGCTCGCGCGACAACCGGGCAATCAGCGGACAGGACGATTCGCCCCGGGTGTTCGTGATCGGAATCTTTACATGCACGTTCGGGCCCAGTGATCGCAGCACGCGCGCCTGGCGCTCCATTTCGTCAAACTCGTCGGAAAAAACCTCAAACGAAACGGGCATGTCCGGCACGATGCGCAGCAGCTCCCGGGCGAAGAGCAGATAGTTGGTCACGCCCGCCCGCGCCATCAGCGTCGGGTTCGTCGTGAATCCCTTCACGATGCCCCTCGCACGAGCGGCTTGGATCGAATCGAGGTCGGCGCCGTCGCAGAAAATGCGGATTTTGAGTTCCTCCAGTCGGGGCACGCGATCGGGCATCATCGCGGAGACTCCTGCGGCGCCGCGGCGCCGCCGCGATCTAGATGCTCCCAGTGCGTCGGCATTACCTTTAGCCGCGGATGCGAGACCAACAAATGCGCGACGACCGACTGAAATGCCTCCGTGTGCGGCGTAATCGCTTCCGGGTTTACCACCGGGATGACCACGCACGCGTCCGCCGCACGCGCGGTAAATCCGCCGTCCCGACCGACCACACCCAGCACCGTCGCGCCGACGCGCCTCGCCTCGCGGATCGCCTGGACCAAGTTGGGGCTGACGTTGCGCGCCTCGTCCCCTCCGCCGACCGAAAACACCAGCACGCCGTCCAGCGGACCCAAGCGGCTGCCGCGCAGCCACGCGGCGAGCGAACTCGCCCACCCCTCGTCATTGATCCTCGCGGTGAGCTCGGAAACGTTGTCCGTCGGCGCGTACGCCTCGAATCCACAAAGCTTCCGAAAGTCATTCACCGCGTGGCTCGCGTTCGCGGCGCCCCCGCCGACCCCCAGCACGAAGAGCCGCCCCCCCCGCTCGCGGACCTCGGCGAGACGCTCCACCACTGCTGCGATCGCCACCGGGTCCAGGCGGCGCGCAATCTCCATCGTCTCCTCCAAATACCGCTCAACAAAGGGATCTTTCATGCGCCCCCTCCGCGATACACCGTCTCCACCACAGCCAGCACAGCACGCGCATCCTCGACGCCGCAGGCGGGGGTCCGACCCAGCCGGATATCCTCTGCAAATTCAGCCCATTCGATTGCCCACGAATCGTCCGGGCCCGGAAACTCCCAGATGGTCGTCTCCGGGGGTCCCATCTCCGGTTTCATCCGGTAGTACGCGAGCCGCTCAACCCCGTAGCTGCCACCCAACCCTTCGATGTGGAGTTTCGCGCTGCGCCCGTAAATCTCGAGCGAGAACAGATTTTTCCACTCAGAGCAGCTCGCGTGCAGGAACGCGACCTGACCGCCCGCGGTGCGCAGCGTGAGAAACGCATTGTCGTCCACCGGCATCGCCCAGTACAACGTGGTCGCCAAGCCGCGCACGTCCGTAAAGTCGCCCAAGAACCAGCGCGCCAAATCTATCAGATGCACCCCCTGATCAATCAGCTCGCCACCCCCTGATCGGATGGGGTCCGCCCGCCATTCTCGCTCGTAGCCCGGACGGCCCCCGTGGCCGTATCGCCCCCGCACCATCATCATCGGCCCCAGCGCGCCTTGCTCAAAGAGCTCTCGCGCGCGACGCACCGCCGGGTGGTAGCGGTGATTGAACCCGACATGCACGAGGCACTTCGATGCGGCCGCCGCTCGCTGAATCATTTCGACCTCCGCGACCGTCCGGCCCGCCGGCTTCTCCACCAGCACGTGTTTTCCCGCCAAGAGCGCGGCCACCGCCGTCGTCGCCAGCGCGTCATGAGTGGTCGCCACAATCACCACGTCCACGTCCGCCCGTGCAACCAGCTCAGCGGCGTCACGGCAGACCGCCGCCCCCGCCGGCGCCGCCAGCGCCGCGGCCCGAGCCGGGTCGAGGTCGGTACATGCGACCAGCCGGTGCGCCCCAAGGGCGGCCGCGCGTTTGCGTCCGATCAGCCCGCAGCCCACGATGCCCACCTGCAGTGGTGTCGCGGAAGTGCTCATCTCGCCGGTGGCTCCGCCGCGGAGTCTACCGGATCGCCCCAATCCAGACCACGATCCCGCGGAGTGATCCGACGCAGCGTGTAGACATCCGTGGCCGCCAGCTCCGCCGCAACGTCACCCAGCCGAGACCACGGATCCCACACCGCGCTGATCAGCCGGCCCGTAATCCCCACGGCCGCATCCGACGCCATCCAAAGCGCGCAGCTTGCGGCACGATCGAGCGCCGCCGCGTCCGGCTGCTCGAGCGCTCGACGCGCGATCGCTACCTCCCGCTCACCCGCCGCAGCCTCGCCGGCCGCCGACACCTCGCGCAACATGTCGGTCGGCAGCACACCCGGCGCAAGCGCAAGCACGCGAATGCGCCGCGGCCGCAGTTCATCCGCGAGGCACTCGGTCAGTCGCACCAGTGCGGTCTTCGCCACCGCATACGCGGAAAAGTTCGGGCGCGGCGCGGTCGCCCCACCACCGCCCACGTTGATGATCACGCCCCCGTCCGACATTCGCGGCAGCAGCTCCACGATCAGCCGAACTGGTGCCAACAGGTTCACCTGAATCGTCTGAACCCACGCCTCCCATCGGTTGCCGATCTGCTCGAGCGGTCCAATCGGACCTTGTACCCCCGCGTTGTTCACCAGCACGTCCAGCGGCCCGCCCAGCGCCCCCGCCGCCGCGGCCACCTCCTCGGCGACGGTCCCCAGGTCGGGTACCGCAAGGTCGGCGACCACCGGCAGCGCCATCTGTTCCTCGCGGGCTGGCAGCGATGCGACGAAGCGGCGCAGCGCCGGCTCCCGCCGCGCAAGCAACACCAACGAGGCGCCCGCTTCCCAGAACCTGCGCGCGATCGCCGCACCGAGACCGCGACTGGCCCCGGTGATCAGTGCCCGGCGGCCCGCGAGCAGCCGCGCACTCATGCGCGCGCCTCCAGCAGCCAGCGGTTCGCCTGCAGGTAACGAAGCGTGCGCACGATCGCCTCACGGATCGAGAGTTTGGGCGACCACCCCAGCGATCGGATCCGACGCGTATCCAAAAAAATGAATGGGCTATCCCCCACCCATCCGCGGATTCCACCGGTGTACCGCAGCCGGGGGCGCACCCCCAGCTCCTCGCAGATCCAGCGGACCGAGTCGTTCACCTCGCAATACTCGTCGGTGCCGAGGTTGAAAATGTTCACGCGGCGGTCGGCACGCTCGATCGCCAGCCACATCGCATCCAGGCAGTCCTGCACATACAGATATGACTTCCGCTGATGTCCGTCTCCCAGCACTTCCAGCTCCGTCGGATCGGCGAGAAGCTTGCGGTAAAAATCGAAGACGTGACCGTGAGAGTAGTGTTCTCCGAGAATCGAGACGAACCGAAAAATCCAGCACTGGAAGCCAAATCCCTCGCAGTAGGCCTCAATCAACCCCTCTCCCGCGAGCTTGGAGGCGCCGTACAGAGAGGTTTGCACGGGAAACGGTGCGTCTTCCGGTGTCGGGAACACCTCCGGCTCGCCATAGATGGAGCCCGTGGAGGAAAACGCAATCCGGCGCACTCCCGCGGTCCGCATCGCCTCCAGCACGTGAAAGGTGCCAATCGTGTTGTGCTCGAGATCCTTCCGAGGGTGGTGGGTGCCGAACCGGACGTCCGCGTTCGCGGCCAGATGGATCACCAGGTCCATGCCGTCGCAGGCGGCAGTCAGCGCGGGCAGGTCCAGCAGGTCACCCCGGATCAACTCGAAGTTCGGCGCACCGCGAACGGCCTCCAGGAACGCGAGCTGGCCGGTCGAAAAATTGTCAAACACTCGCACCCGCTGCCCGTCGCGCACAAGGCGCTGCGCGAGGTTGCTGCCGATGAAGCCGGCGCCCCCAGTGATCAAAACGTTCATGCGGCGGACGAACCCGGCGGGGCGGCCGTCGTCTCGCGCCACAAACTCTCCATCGCCGCCAACACCAACGCGGGCTCAAGCTCTTCGAGACAGGCCATCGGGCGAGGATGCGTACATCGGATCCCGTGTTTCGAAAAGAAATAGCAGGGACTGCAAGACAGACCAAGCCGCACGACGCGAGATCGCACGCGGTAGGGACCCGTCGCGCGCGGGTCCGTCGGTCCAACGATCTCGACGGTCGGCACCTGCATCGCCGCGGCGACATGGGTCAACAGTGTGTCGCCGCAAACAAACATGGCCATGCGGCGAATCAACGCCGCCGTGTCGAGCACGCGGCCATCCGGAGCCAGCGCGATCCGCGACGCATCCAGCCCCGACTGCCGGATCACCTCCTCCCGCAGTGCTCGCTCGTCGGGACTGCCAAACAACAGCACCCGGACGTCGGGGTGCAACTCGACCAGTCGCCGAGCCAGCACCGCCCAGTGCCGAACGGGCCAGCGCTTCAGAATGAGATTCTTCGTCGTGCCAGAACCAGGATGAAATCCGAACCAGGTCCGGCCCGCAGCACCGAGCTCGCGAAGCACGGCGTCTGCCCGCGCCTCGTGCTCTGGCTGCACGAACAACCGGGGAATCGGATCGGCGCCGTGAATCGGCAGACCGAGCCCCTCGGTCAGCAATCGCAGATTGTTTTCGACCACGTGCAAACGGCGGTCTTCGCGCACAACCCTCGTAAGCCAGAGGCGCGGCCGGGCACCGCAGTCCTCCTCGAACTCAAACCCCACCCGTTCCCGGGCGCCGATCAGCCACGTGATCAGGTTGTACTCAAGGCGGTTCTGGGGCATCACCGTGAACGAGAGATCGTAGCGCCGTGTCCGCAGGCGGAGACACTCGATCACCGACCCCACCCGTCCCGCCGCAGCGAAGTCAAAGCCCAGCACTTCATCGAGGGACGGATTGTGGGCGAGCACTTCGCGCGGCGCGCGCCCCTGCATCGTCAGCACTTCAATGCGAGCGGCGGGGAAATGGCGGCGCACCTCGGCGATGAGCGGCGTCGCCAGCAGCGTGTCGCCCGCTCCCGCAAGGGAGAGAAACAGAATGCGGCGGGGCGCCCTCATGCGGCGCTCGACTCACGCCAGAGGCGAAGCACCTCCGCGGCCAAGACCAACAACGCACAGAGCCCGGCGACCACCATCGCGAGGATGATACCGATTGGATTGCCCTCGCCCGCCGTCAGCAACACTCCGACGTATCCGGCCACCACCGGCGCCAACGCCGCAGCCGGCCCGGCGGTGCGGTGCCGGGCCCAGAGGTATTGCAAAAGGATCCCCGTCAACGCCAGCGGGATGACCCCCCACACGTAGGCGCGCACCAGCCGGACCATCACCGCACTCTCCACACCATACATCACTCGCAATGCCAGCCCCGGCACGGCCGTCACCACCGCGGCCAGCGCGGCGGAAAGCCCGAGCGCCATTGCGACCGGCTGCAAGAGCATTCGCCGGCGAGCCGACACCACCGCACGGGGAAACATCGCCACCACCAGCGGCATCGGCAGAAAGAGAACCGATCGGGCCAGCATCGCCGCCTTGCCGTAAGCGGACAGGACGGGCGCGGAGAGCAATCGCGGCGCAAAAATCAAATCCGCGTTCATCAACACATACAACACCAGTTGACCGCCGGCGACCGGCCCGAAATATCGGGCGAATGGCCTTAAATCCAGCCGTTCCGGCTGCGAGGTCGCCAGCGCACGGCAGAGCGGCCCCAGCCCCACCGCCAGCCCCGCCGCCACACTGGCAGCATAGACCCCCAACATCGCGGCCGCATCGCCTCCCGCGCGGGCGACGGGCCAAGCCAACCCCAGCCGGACGAGCCCCGGTGCGAGCGCCGCCGCGGCAATCCAGCCGAAGCGGCGCGCCCCCTGCAGCGCACCTGAGACAACCGGCGCATACAGGCTCAGCCACGCGATGAGGCCCACCCACCGAACCGCCCCCACTGTCGGTGCCCGCAGCCACACCTGAAGCGGTGTCGCCGCCACGCACCAGCCGGCGGCCAGCAGCGCGCCGCCCGCGGTGACCAACCGCACCACCGACCCCACCAGCCCGCCCCACATCGCATCGTCACGCGCATGGCAGTACTCCGAGGCATAGCGGGCCACCGCCACTTGCAGCGCCGCGGACGGCACCAGCACAATCCACAATAAGCCCAGCAGCGACGCAAACGCCGCGTACTCCGTCGGCGCCATCCAACGCCCCGCCACCATGTGCACCGCCAGAAACAACAACCCGGCGAGGCCGTTGCTGACAATCATCACCACTGAATCGCGCGCGAGGCCGAGATCCCAGCGCATCCTCAACCGCCCCCCGCGCGCACGGTCCCTCAGAATCGGCCCACGGGCATCTGGACGTCGTGACGCCGCTCAAACGCGGCAATCGCTTCTTCGTACTGTAACGTCTGCCGGATCTCGTCGAGTCCCTCCAGCAGCGTCCGGCGCGCCGCCGGATCCATGGAGAACTGAAACTCCACCGGCACGGGAGTGTGCAAGGTGACCGCAAGCCTCTCCAGGTCCACTGTGGCTTCAAGCCCCGGCCGCGCCTCGACCTCGCGAAAAATGGTCTCCACCTCCTGCTCCGCGAGCTCAACCGTCACCAGACCATTTCGGGTCGCGTTGTTTCGAAAAATCTCCGCGAACGCCGCGACACGCTCTCCGTCGCGCAGCTGCCAGGGAGCGATCACTGCACGAAAACCATACTGTTGAATCGCCCACACGGCGTGCTCGCGGCTCGATCCACAGCCAAAATTGTTGCGCACCACCAAAATGGTCGCGCCCTGGAAGATCGGCCGGTTCAACTCAAAGTCCGGATTGGGAGAACCGTCTGGCAAATAACGCCAATCGAAAAACAGGGCGGGACCAAAGCCGGTGCGGCGAATGGATTTTAAAAACTGTTTTGGAATGATCTGATCGGTGTCGACATTCGCTCGATCCAATGCCGCGATCCGGCCGCGGTGACGAAGAAACGGTTCCATTTGCGCGCTCTCCCAACAGGTCTCAGCTCGGCCAGCGACGGATGTCCACGAAATGACCCGCGATGGCGGCGGCCGCCGCCATCGCGGGACTGACCAAGTGCGTCCGTCCACCCTTGCCCTGGCGCCCTTCAAAGTTCCGGTTTGACGTCGCCGCGCAACGCTCGCCCTCCGCAAGGCGATCCGGATTCATCGCCAGACACATGCTGCAGCCCTGCCGGCGCCACTCGAAGCCGGCCTCGCGAAAGATGCGATCGAGCCCCTCCGCTTCTGCCTGACGACGAACCTGCGCCGAACCCGGAACCACCAATGCGCGCACACCCGGCGCGACCTTCCGCCCGCGGACCACCCGGGCGGCCTCCCGAAGATCCTCGATGCGGCCGTTGGTGCAACTGCCGATAAAGACAACCTGGATTGGCACCTCCGTCATGCGCTGGCCCGGCCGCAACCCCATGTATTCCAGCGCGCGCTCGGCATCTGCCCGACTGTAGCCGGGCACGCGGTCCGGCGTCGGAACCGGCTCGTCCACATCCACCACCATGCCGGGGCTGGTACCCCACGTCACCTGCGGGGCGATCCGATCCGCCGCGATCGATAGCGCCCGGTCGTACCGAGCATCGGGATCCGGCGCCAGCGCCCGCCAACGCGCGCACGCTCGTTCCAGCGCCTCGCCCCTCGGCGCATACGGCCGATCGCCAGTGGCAATGTACTCGAAGGTCGTCTCGTCCGGAGCGATCAAACCTGCGCGCGCACCGGCCTCGATACTCATGTTGCAAACCGTCATGCGCCCCTCCATCGACATCGTCCGGACGGCCTCGCCCGTGTACTCCAACACGAAGCCCGTCGCCCCCGCAGTGCCAATCGTGCCGATCAGCTTCAGAATCAGATCCTTCGGCGTCACCGGTGACCGGAGCCGCCCGGTGAACTCCACCCGAAACACCTTCGACTTTCGCTGTCGAAGCGTTTGCGTTGCCAATACGTGTTCCACTTCGGAAGTGCCGATGCCAAAGGCCAACGCACCGAACGCCCCATGCGTGGCGGTGTGCGAATCTCCGCACACAATTGTGGTGCCCGGTAACGTGAGGCCGAGCTCCGGACCGATGATGTGCACGATGCCGTTTCGCTCGTCGTCAAGGCCAAACAGTTGAATATCGAACTCGCGGCAGTTCGTCTCCAGCGCTGCAATCTGCTCGCGGGCGACGGGATCCCGAATCTCACGCCGCTCATCAGTCGGTACATTGTGATCCATCGTCGCAAACGTCAGGTCCGGACGTCGAACCCTCCGCCCTGACAGCCGCAAACCGTCAAACGCTTGCGGACTGGTCACTTCGTGCACGAGATGCCGGTCAATATAGAGCAGGGCGGTACCATCATCGAAGCTCCTGACGACGTGAGAGTTCCAAATCTTTTCGTAGGTTGTTCCACTCATGGGCTTTACATGATACGGCCGCCGGCACCCGCGCGCAAGCGGGGGCGGAATGAGTGACCACGCGACCGAGGCGAAGGCAAACGCGTTTGAAAAACGCCGCGCCGATCAACGCACGGGGGTCAGCCGCAACACTTCCGCTCCATGCCGCGCCACGCGGATCTCGATCATTCCCTCCACTTCGCCGAGGTCCCGCTGCCGCCAAAGGTCCCGCACGCGCTGTGGTCCCACAACTCCCAGCTCCGACCACGACACCGCAATCTGCCGCTCAGCATCACTAACTGCAAACAGCCCCAGCGCGAGCGACCCGTCCTCCAGTGGCTTCACCACGACCCACTCCTCATCGCTCGCTCGTAGCAGCCGCCCGCCTCGCCCCAACGGGTCCTGATTGACCGCGATGATCTCGGGATTGCAGAGCACATTCAACGTGAATCCGTTCAGCCGCTCCATGTCACCGCTGAAAAACAGGGGCGCCGGCATCAGCGCCCAGAGCGACATGTACGCGTACTGCTCATCGCACGTGAGGGTGGTTCGCCGGGGCCGACGCTCCCCCCGAGCATCGCCATACCAGCCGATCAGGATGTAGTCGGGATCATTCCACCCGCCGGGACCCGTGTGGTCGGCCAGCTTCAGTGTGCGGAGCGCCACGCTGTAGAATGGCGGCAGCGACCGAAGCGGCCGCTCAAGACCCACATCACCCGTCGTCCGCCAAGAGTGCCCGCCCACCTGCCGCCCCCATGTCCAAACCTCGGCCATGCCGTACTGGCACAGGTTGAACAGCACATCCCGGTCCGCTCGCGCGAGCAGCTCGCCCATGTGTCGATACGGCCGCCGGTGCAGCTCGTTTCCCTCGCCGGTGGCCCACCAGCGGTACGAACACCAGTCGTATTTGAGCAGGTCAAAGCCCCACTCGACGAAGGTTCGCACGTCGAGCTCCTCATGGCCATAGCTGCCCGCGTATCCCGCGCACGTGAGGGGGCCGGGCGACGTATAGATTCCCGCCTTCAGACCCAGCGAATGGATGTAGTCGGTCAGGCCCC contains these protein-coding regions:
- the leuC gene encoding 3-isopropylmalate dehydratase large subunit; its protein translation is MSGTTYEKIWNSHVVRSFDDGTALLYIDRHLVHEVTSPQAFDGLRLSGRRVRRPDLTFATMDHNVPTDERREIRDPVAREQIAALETNCREFDIQLFGLDDERNGIVHIIGPELGLTLPGTTIVCGDSHTATHGAFGALAFGIGTSEVEHVLATQTLRQRKSKVFRVEFTGRLRSPVTPKDLILKLIGTIGTAGATGFVLEYTGEAVRTMSMEGRMTVCNMSIEAGARAGLIAPDETTFEYIATGDRPYAPRGEALERACARWRALAPDPDARYDRALSIAADRIAPQVTWGTSPGMVVDVDEPVPTPDRVPGYSRADAERALEYMGLRPGQRMTEVPIQVVFIGSCTNGRIEDLREAARVVRGRKVAPGVRALVVPGSAQVRRQAEAEGLDRIFREAGFEWRRQGCSMCLAMNPDRLAEGERCAATSNRNFEGRQGKGGRTHLVSPAMAAAAAIAGHFVDIRRWPS
- a CDS encoding alpha-galactosidase → MRTPPPPAAPRINLPAVVGARPGRPFLRRVATTGVRPIRFEAEKLPPSVELDRAGGVLRGVTPPAGRYTVILRAMNGHGTNERPFTIVAGETLALTPPMGWNHWYTHYDRVTDGIIRRAAELMVTSGMADHGYEYVSIDDCWMRAPPEEELRRLARELAERGVTNFSFRRPRDPSRIGPTRGADGRLLPNGWFPDMRGLTDYIHSLGLKAGIYTSPGPLTCAGYAGSYGHEELDVRTFVEWGFDLLKYDWCSYRWWATGEGNELHRRPYRHMGELLARADRDVLFNLCQYGMAEVWTWGRQVGGHSWRTTGDVGLERPLRSLPPFYSVALRTLKLADHTGPGGWNDPDYILIGWYGDARGERRPRRTTLTCDEQYAYMSLWALMPAPLFFSGDMERLNGFTLNVLCNPEIIAVNQDPLGRGGRLLRASDEEWVVVKPLEDGSLALGLFAVSDAERQIAVSWSELGVVGPQRVRDLWRQRDLGEVEGMIEIRVARHGAEVLRLTPVR
- the leuD gene encoding 3-isopropylmalate dehydratase small subunit: MEPFLRHRGRIAALDRANVDTDQIIPKQFLKSIRRTGFGPALFFDWRYLPDGSPNPDFELNRPIFQGATILVVRNNFGCGSSREHAVWAIQQYGFRAVIAPWQLRDGERVAAFAEIFRNNATRNGLVTVELAEQEVETIFREVEARPGLEATVDLERLAVTLHTPVPVEFQFSMDPAARRTLLEGLDEIRQTLQYEEAIAAFERRHDVQMPVGRF
- a CDS encoding SDR family oxidoreductase; translated protein: MSARLLAGRRALITGASRGLGAAIARRFWEAGASLVLLARREPALRRFVASLPAREEQMALPVVADLAVPDLGTVAEEVAAAAGALGGPLDVLVNNAGVQGPIGPLEQIGNRWEAWVQTIQVNLLAPVRLIVELLPRMSDGGVIINVGGGGATAPRPNFSAYAVAKTALVRLTECLADELRPRRIRVLALAPGVLPTDMLREVSAAGEAAAGEREVAIARRALEQPDAAALDRAASCALWMASDAAVGITGRLISAVWDPWSRLGDVAAELAATDVYTLRRITPRDRGLDWGDPVDSAAEPPAR
- a CDS encoding transaldolase — translated: MMPDRVPRLEELKIRIFCDGADLDSIQAARARGIVKGFTTNPTLMARAGVTNYLLFARELLRIVPDMPVSFEVFSDEFDEMERQARVLRSLGPNVHVKIPITNTRGESSCPLIARLSRERIPLNITAMLTLDQVRAVAAALDPACPAFVSVFAGRIADTGRDPVPIMREALEILRPLPRAELLWASPREALNILQAEQIGCPIITCTPDLLAKAENFGRDLTEYSLDTVRMFRRDALNSGFQI
- a CDS encoding nucleotidyltransferase family protein — encoded protein: MTSTSPRSDRELPLQAAILCGGLGTRIRALAGDRPKSLLPVAGRPFIEHQLELLAASGVSDVVLCVGVGAEMIAAHVGDGARWGIRARYSREPADALRGTGGALVNALPLLREWCFVMYGDSYLPADYRPMARAFQQSGAPAMMAVYRNAGRWDASNARVEGGRVVFYSKSAAPGEADWIDWGLLAMRREVISRYASASMPLDLASVLTDLVSAGELAAWPAPTRFYEIGRPEGWRELEAYLRQRQSQ
- a CDS encoding NAD-dependent epimerase/dehydratase family protein, whose protein sequence is MNVLITGGAGFIGSNLAQRLVRDGQRVRVFDNFSTGQLAFLEAVRGAPNFELIRGDLLDLPALTAACDGMDLVIHLAANADVRFGTHHPRKDLEHNTIGTFHVLEAMRTAGVRRIAFSSTGSIYGEPEVFPTPEDAPFPVQTSLYGASKLAGEGLIEAYCEGFGFQCWIFRFVSILGEHYSHGHVFDFYRKLLADPTELEVLGDGHQRKSYLYVQDCLDAMWLAIERADRRVNIFNLGTDEYCEVNDSVRWICEELGVRPRLRYTGGIRGWVGDSPFIFLDTRRIRSLGWSPKLSIREAIVRTLRYLQANRWLLEARA
- a CDS encoding SIS domain-containing protein, whose amino-acid sequence is MKDPFVERYLEETMEIARRLDPVAIAAVVERLAEVRERGGRLFVLGVGGGAANASHAVNDFRKLCGFEAYAPTDNVSELTARINDEGWASSLAAWLRGSRLGPLDGVLVFSVGGGDEARNVSPNLVQAIREARRVGATVLGVVGRDGGFTARAADACVVIPVVNPEAITPHTEAFQSVVAHLLVSHPRLKVMPTHWEHLDRGGAAAPQESPR
- a CDS encoding Gfo/Idh/MocA family oxidoreductase → MSTSATPLQVGIVGCGLIGRKRAAALGAHRLVACTDLDPARAAALAAPAGAAVCRDAAELVARADVDVVIVATTHDALATTAVAALLAGKHVLVEKPAGRTVAEVEMIQRAAAASKCLVHVGFNHRYHPAVRRARELFEQGALGPMMMVRGRYGHGGRPGYEREWRADPIRSGGGELIDQGVHLIDLARWFLGDFTDVRGLATTLYWAMPVDDNAFLTLRTAGGQVAFLHASCSEWKNLFSLEIYGRSAKLHIEGLGGSYGVERLAYYRMKPEMGPPETTIWEFPGPDDSWAIEWAEFAEDIRLGRTPACGVEDARAVLAVVETVYRGGGA
- a CDS encoding glycosyltransferase family 9 protein, with translation MRAPRRILFLSLAGAGDTLLATPLIAEVRRHFPAARIEVLTMQGRAPREVLAHNPSLDEVLGFDFAAAGRVGSVIECLRLRTRRYDLSFTVMPQNRLEYNLITWLIGARERVGFEFEEDCGARPRLWLTRVVREDRRLHVVENNLRLLTEGLGLPIHGADPIPRLFVQPEHEARADAVLRELGAAGRTWFGFHPGSGTTKNLILKRWPVRHWAVLARRLVELHPDVRVLLFGSPDERALREEVIRQSGLDASRIALAPDGRVLDTAALIRRMAMFVCGDTLLTHVAAAMQVPTVEIVGPTDPRATGPYRVRSRVVRLGLSCSPCYFFSKHGIRCTHPRPMACLEELEPALVLAAMESLWRETTAAPPGSSAA